The DNA segment ATTTCAGATGTGAAAAAAGTAATGAATAAAAATTTCAGATGTAATCTTCGTGAAGCCGCAATGAACCTAATGTTGTcaagaaacatatatatttgccTCTTACTTAATACAGTATGTGGTGTACATGTTACCGAAGCTTAGCAAATAGTTACACACCTACTACCTATGGCAATCGAATCAAGTCCATAAAGTCGTATTATTTGATCCTACTGGTATGTCAAAgagtgatgcagattgggtatCGTTCCACTTTCCAAAGAACACAACGTAAGAGTAATAATCCAAGAAGCATCACATTAAAAGGAGAAGAACAATAGAacaattaagaaaagaaaagaaaataaacaataaataagGCAGACAGAGTGAAGTAGTAGACTAGGACTAACCCCAatgaaaccaaaataaaatggtTTCTGTGATTGAATCAGAAATCAAGCTTAACCGGATATCGGTCAATGGAGTGTTCCCAAGGACTACTAACCGAAGGCTTGACATTGTGGAGAGCCACCCAAACCGCACTGTTACACTTAAACCCACTTCCAAAAGCAATCTGCCAAACCCTGTTCCCTTTCTTCATCCTGCCTTTAGCTTCTATGTAAGCCAGCTCATACCAGATGGAGCTCGAAGAAGTGTTCCCAAATCTATGCAAAGTCATCCTCGACGCCTCGACATGTGTTTGAGAAAGCTGCAGATTCTTCTCAAGCTCATCAATCACAGCTCTACCACCAGCATGGATACAGAAATGATCAAATGCGAGCTTGAAGTCAGGGATGTAAGGCTTCAGCTTCGCATTAAAGAGCTTCTTCCAAACCAAAGTCACGAAAAAGAGAATCTGCTCGCTTATAGGAAGAACCAAAGGACCCAAAGTAGTGATGTTCGCCTTGAGCGCTTCCCCGGCGATAGCCATAAGATCTTTGGACAAAGAAACACCGGTTTTACCATTATCATCCTGCTCTTGGTAAACACAGTTGAACGCCTTCTCATCAGCTCCTTTATGAGTCCTAACAGTATGAACCATCTTGTACTTGGACCGTCGACGATCACTAGCCTTGTTGGAAAGCAAAACCGCAGTTCCACCCACCCGGAACAAGCAGTTGGGGATCAGCATCGCCTTCTTATTACCAAAATACCAGTTCTGAGTAATGTTCTCAGTACTAACCACAACAGCATAGGTGTTCCTATGAACTTGCAACATATCCTTAGCTAAATCAATGGAGATAACACCAGCACTACACCCCATCCCACCAAGGTTGAAACTTTTGACGTTCCCTCTAAGCTTGTACTTGTTAACAATCATGGCGGACAAAGAAGGAGTGGGGTTAAACAAGCTACAGTTCACGACCAACACACCGACATCCCTAGGGTTAATCTTGGTATTCTCGAAAAGTTTGTCGAGACAACCAAACATAACCTGCTCCGCCTCCTCGCGCGCCGCCGCCATCGTGGTACGAGGAGGGACGCAGTGTAAGCCCTCGGGGAGATACGTCTCCTCTCCTAAACCCGATCTCTCGAGAATCTTGCGCTGAAACTCGAGAGAGGACGCGTTGAAATCGTCGATGAGGGCAGAGTGATCCATGAACTTCTTGTACGGGACTTGAAGGCTCGCTTGAGGGAGGTAGCAGGAGTAGTCCACGAGGTAAACGGATCTGGGTCGGGTCATGATGAAGACGGTCGTGCCGAACACGGCTAGAGCGGAGAGGAGGATGAACGCGACGAGGTTGTATTGGAGGTGAAGCCAAATCTGGTGGAAGTCGTCTGGGGTTAATCGAGAGATCTCGGTGATTAGGACAGCCATTAGCGGAACAAGACAGAGCTTGAAGAGATGTGTGATCAGGTAATGGTAACCGAGCTTGACGTATTTCATGTTCACGCTCTGTAGGAAATTGGGAAGCTTTCGAGACCCATTCTCGTTCTGGATCTGTACGGATCCTCCATTGACGGGCTCCATGGTGGACGAGGGTATAAATGTAGAAAAGGGGAAGAAACTGGACAAGTGTGTTTAGTGAGAAGAAGACATTGATGAACACGTATATGGAGAAAAGAGGAAAACAGTTGATCTGCCGAGAACTCGTGTTTTATGtcttttattataatatatatttgtttcttagCTGTTCTgagtgtttgtgtgttgtgTTCTTGTGTACGATATATATGAagatgtatttatatatacagCTAAAAGGGTATTGGTCACGAGTCACATTGACGATCTGTTAGAGGGTAATGAGTGATTGTAATCAAGGAGAGTGAGATAAGGCTTGCATTAAAGTTTTAGGGTCAAGTCCAAGTAGAAAGTGGGAAACCGTTATTATATTTGACAACACAATCAAATCTTTTAGGTATCAAAAcgaatttattttcatttaatttgcTTTTGAGTAGTGACTAGTCAGGTATGGACTGCAGTTCTGTAGTGGGCCTATCATTGTTTTCTTTAAGCCTTGTTAATGTAGTGTGCTTGCAGAACccgtttttgtttattttttgtaggTAGGAAATTAatacaaaaagtaaaattttatgttACGTGTGGTACAAGATTACAGAGAATAGATATGATGAATcatcaatatttatttgttttgtctTACTAAATTTAATATGTCGCAGTAAAAAGTATAAAAGTTACTTGTTCTGTTTCATTTtagttgtcattttagatttatgcacattgattaaaaatatatttaattttttatcaaaagagagtTTTTGCTTTGGTTCTTTTCTgatctttaaattttattcttgTGAAACCCTATTTTGAAAGTGAAAGTTCTCAGAGACCTCACTCTAGAGGTACCTTACGGGGAAACTcggttatttttgtgttttaaaagTATTGGATAGAGGTAAGGTGCAGATTACTACCTATGCCAAGATCGCATATAaatggaaattttattgataaaatctTTACATATTATGGATATCTAAACTAACCATATTTGTTTCACTTTAATAAAAGAACATTAGATAATCAAACTATTTGCACAAATTTCACTTGTGTTAACCATATTGATAATTTCGTATCCAAAAAATCCGAATAGTCGtagttatgtatttttttaacattggaTGATCTGATCTACACTTGGTTTGcctaatttattttcaaacattTAGACagtataaataaacaaattttgagaaaaaaattgcaAATTCCACATATGACTTGCGTTGTTTATGAATATTTATGACCTTTTATTAAACGATACCCTGGATAAAATTGAATTTAGGGActcatatgtaaaaaaatatccTAAAACCTATAGAAAACATGTTGCCAAATTCATAtggaagaaacaaaaacatatagttATCTCAATCAAACTTCAAGTTTTTTGGAAACTTAAAACTGAAACCTTTCTTCTAATCTTTTCCAATGTCTTCAACTATGAGATAAGGTTCATCGCAGCCATAGGGAATCTTTAAGTTATAGGAATCGCGAAGAGAATGCTATGGTTTAGCGAATGACTCACTTCACCTTCGCTTATATAGGTTGAAGAGTCCTTCTTTAGAATATATTCCTACAATTTGACAATTATGAACATATATTTTGCTTGTGAACCGCTCATTCAATAAATATTTGGTCATCAAACATATATCCCGTAATCTTATCTAAATTTACAACGTTGACTTCAAATCTATGTACAATTATAGGAAAATGTTAGGATTCACATATATAATTACCAAATATAAGGCTAATTGTACTATTGaagtattttatattaatacgCAGATGTGTATGTTCAATGGCAGTggcatattttgtaaatactcTAGTAAAAAAGGATAGTTTATTTAGGTTGAGAAGCTTTGTGGGACTGCCACCTCAGCATGGCATGAGTGTAAATAAGTTACATATTAAAGGTCATTTTCTtaaaatgtttctctattaataagAAATGGATCGTTGCACACAAATTTCACTTGTGTTAACCAGATTGACAATTTTAggtatccaaaaaaaaatcatgatagtttttgttatgtattttattaacatttgatTATCTGATCCACACTTGGTTTGCCtaatttatatttcaaacatttagataatataaataaacaagattTGAGAAACACATCGCAAATTCAACATATGACTTGTCTTGTTTAGGAATTTTCTGGAACGACATCTTAGATAAAATTGAATTTTGGGACTTATATGCTTAAGATTAGATACCCCTTAACTTTGAACTTTTTACCGAAATAACCAAAGCTTAGACTACTTACTGAAAGTTATTTTACGATGTTAAAGATAAAAAGTAACAACTTGCTAAACCAAAAGAACAAAAGTATGGGAAATACTCATTCTGCATTAAACCAAAAGAAGTCGCATATCTCCAAACCCTTGCCATCATTTTATTTCTCATAAATTATTTTGCCTTGCCGATATCTCAAACTATTAAGAATGAGCTGAATAGTAATAAAGTGTGTATAACCTTGCTAAGCCCTTGAGATGTTTGAACCGCTAATATGAAATCAAAAACTGACAACATGTCCAATTTGATTGCTACAACAAACCAGGTCAGTTTGATTGATACATTAACATATTCAGATGAATCCCATTTTACTAAAAACTGGTGGTTTCTTCTTTCAGATTATTAGTTCTCAGATGTTATTTACTCAAGTGCATAATCAAAAGAGCAAAACAAGAACGTATTAATCAATCGTAAAAGCTTTTCATCCTGAAAATCAGTTCAGTAAGTATCTTGTAAACACAGAGTTAAATTGTTGAAATCCCATTATGTGCATTGCATGTGTCTTCGGGATGATACACACATTTATTACcctaatatatactattagaCGATAATTCATGTGAAATCAGTGGAATATGAAAGAAAACTTAAATGTGGAATATTCAAATTCAAAGATTTATTACAATGACAAAGGAaactatgatatttttttaagataCCATATATAGATAAAGTGCAtggataattattattaattgtactctaaaaaaaacatatcaagtAATTAAAATGACCTCCCACAATAGATGAGACATTGGTTGATTTGtaatcatatattttgttgatttaaaaaaaaaaacttaatatgaagCAGGTATATTTCATCTGTGAATATGTGTATCTCCTTACCTCTTGAAAAAATAGCTGTAATAGCATGTTTCAAAGAATTTTTACTAAATCACGAGTGAACCTGAAATAGGCCATGGACCACTTTGCCTCGGTTTTGTATGTAACCCCCCCTAATGGGCATTTTCTACATGTATAAGTTCTTCTAGCCAAATCAATGACACATTCATACTTGTCACATTTAACAAGATAGTTGTACTCactaattgaaaaaaaaaaaacttaattccTTTAGCTTTTCCAATCTTTCTATCGATctttttctacatttttatcATTAAAGGATCGTTTTGCTTTGAGCTCAACAATCTACGCTAATAAACCACATGGTTAGCATTTCTCTTATATTGTCTAACATGTGAATCATATCATACCTCTTAGAGATTTTCagtacaaaatttattgattatgCTGGATTATTCGTCTTTATGTCATACTTGGATCCATGAAAGTAACAACAAGCCCATTTTCTTACATCTTTGCTCTGAAGGTATTTTCCAACAACATGACTCATTCTGCAAATTTAGTCAAAAATCTCCACAAAATCGACAGACCTATATGCTTTTGAAACTTTTTAAACCAACTCTGACACTCCTCTTATCCTATTATTCTTAACCACATTATTTAACAGATGGTGGATGTGGATTCCATGTCCACCTCGTGGGTAAACATTGTCGAGTAATTTGACAATTGTTGAGTTTCTATTTGACACAAATGCTAAACTAGGATCATCACCAATAACAACTTTCAACTGCACGAAGAACCACTCTCATGAATAGTCATTATACGAATAAACAACCACAAATACAATTAGATACATATTAGAGTTATCATCTACATCCTTGGAAATAAGTAGAGCTCCCTTGTATTTACTTTTAAGAAAAGTATGATCTACTATATTCACCCTCCAAATCGCCTTGTTCCTCTCATAAATTGACCAAATGAAAGAAACAAATACTTTAATCTACCATCAGATTCAGTTATGTAGTGAGTATGCGTACCTGAATTAGCTTCTTTCAGCATGTGcaagtattttattattttaccaaAACCCTTCTATGACCTTTCTCTTACTGTCAGTGGCGGAGGTACGTTGACTGTAGGGGGGACAGTTGTCCACCATAGAAATATTAAAGTTAGTttagttttataacaaaatgaaGTTATGGGCctgttgttatattattttttgcccCCTATACTCTAAATAAttgacataattaaaaatattctaaatcatatagatataaaacaaaagctcaatttgttattgtttttatatCTACAATTCATATGTTAATGAAGTGAGCTTTATTTAATTGACAGATTTAATCCAGTTTAAATGAAAATAGTTTTTACTCAttaaaaaataggaaaaatagAGATTTTTGTGTTAGGAAACGCAACTCAAAGGTCACTTAGTCTTCGTCGTGTTTctcaacttcttcttcccctgtGATTTATTTTCTACTGCTTCAAATTACGACAAGGTCTCCTGTCCATGTAAgtttcttttctatttgtttaattaatttatatctattttaaatttttgtttgattCTCTTTTGTTTACTTTCTATTCCAAAATTACAGTACTGTAAAATTTTCTACTGAGTGCTGATATGCGTTAGGGTTGTGACTTCTGATGTGAATGTAGAATAATTTTAGACAgccaatattattttatatggttttgaGCAGTACTGGTTTTGAGCTTAACGTGAAAAACGTATTAGCTAATATGATGAATTGTGTTTAGTTTAATAACATGTTAGAAGGTTTAATTGAGTTGACTTTATATTAATTTACTATTTCTACTGATTTTGCAGATAAATGGAGCGATATTATAACAAAACGAGTGCTTCCGATTCTAAAAGAAATTTGGATAAATTGGATAACTCAGATGATTTGGATGGTTTGCCATGGGATCCAGCTGAAAGAAAAAAGATGTCGCAATATCTTCCGAATCAAAGAGACGAAGTAAGGCGGAAATATTTAACTAGAGGTCCATGTCAACCTTATGGTCATGttttccaaaagaaaaagattggAAGAGCAGCGAGGCGGTTTAATCCAGCTTGGTTTGAGAAGTATGGTAATTGGCTAGAGTACAGCGTCTCCAAAGACAAAGCATTCTGTTTGTGTTGCTATTTGT comes from the Brassica napus cultivar Da-Ae chromosome A7, Da-Ae, whole genome shotgun sequence genome and includes:
- the LOC106433680 gene encoding 3-ketoacyl-CoA synthase 9, translating into MEPVNGGSVQIQNENGSRKLPNFLQSVNMKYVKLGYHYLITHLFKLCLVPLMAVLITEISRLTPDDFHQIWLHLQYNLVAFILLSALAVFGTTVFIMTRPRSVYLVDYSCYLPQASLQVPYKKFMDHSALIDDFNASSLEFQRKILERSGLGEETYLPEGLHCVPPRTTMAAAREEAEQVMFGCLDKLFENTKINPRDVGVLVVNCSLFNPTPSLSAMIVNKYKLRGNVKSFNLGGMGCSAGVISIDLAKDMLQVHRNTYAVVVSTENITQNWYFGNKKAMLIPNCLFRVGGTAVLLSNKASDRRRSKYKMVHTVRTHKGADEKAFNCVYQEQDDNGKTGVSLSKDLMAIAGEALKANITTLGPLVLPISEQILFFVTLVWKKLFNAKLKPYIPDFKLAFDHFCIHAGGRAVIDELEKNLQLSQTHVEASRMTLHRFGNTSSSSIWYELAYIEAKGRMKKGNRVWQIAFGSGFKCNSAVWVALHNVKPSVSSPWEHSIDRYPVKLDF